Part of the Actinomycetota bacterium genome, GCATCTTGGAGGTCGCCGACGTCTTCGTGATCAACAAGGCCGACCACGGCGGGGCGGGCAGGACCGAGTCCGAGCTGCGCGCCATGCTGGAACTCGGACACCAGCTGTCGTCCGGCGGCCCGGACGAACACCGGTGGATGCCCCCGATCGTTCGCACGGTCGCGGTCCGCGGAGACGGGATCACGGAACTCGTCGATGCCCTCGAACGGCACCACCGCTACCTCGTCGACCACGGGATCCTCGACGTGCGACGCCGGGAGCGCGCCCGCCAGACCATCCGCGAGATCGCCGTCGCACAGGTCCGTGAACGGATGGCGACGGCGGCTGGCGCCACCGACCCTCTCCTCGACAGGCTCGCGGAGGACGTCGCGGCGCGAGAACTCACCCCCTACGCGGCCGCCGACCAGCTCCTCGAGGCGTTGGAGGCCTGACCGCTTCTCGACCCGCGGTGCTACAACGGCACGGTTGGCGGCGACAGGGACCGTGGTGGGCGCACAGGCGGCCAGCCTCCCGCTGCCACCGGTCGACGAGGTCGTCCCGGGAGTGTGGGTGCTCCCGGTCCCCATCCCGATCAACCCGCTGCGCTACGTCCTGGTCCACGCGCTGCAGGTCGGTGACAGCCTGGTCCTGATCGATGCCGGATGGGACACCACCGAGGCGTGGGACGCGCTCGGCGCGGGCCTGGCCGAGGTCGGGGCGACCGTCGCCGACGTGGCCGGGGTCCTGGTCACACACCTGCACCCCGACCACTACGGGCTGGCGGGGCGGATCCGGGATGCGTCCGGGTGCTGGGTGGCCCTGCACCCTGCCGACGCCGCGCTGCTGGCCGACCGCTACATCCACATCGACGACCTCGTCGAGGCAACCCGCGACGTCCTGGTCGAGGCCGGCGTTCCCGCCGACGAGGTCGGCGCGCTGGCCACCGCCAGCGTCGAGGTGCGCGAGTTCGTCGCGCTCGCCGAGCCGGACATCCTGATCGAGGACGGGTCCCGCGTCGACCTGCCGGGCTGGGAGCTCACCGCGATCCACACGCCCGGCCACACCCCGGGCCACCTGTGCTTCCGCGAGAACCGGCTGCACATCGTGTTCACCGGCGATCACGTCCTGCCGCGCATCACCCCCAACGTGTCCTACCACCCGCAGTCGGGCCCCGACCCGCTGGGGGACTACCTCAGGTCGCTGGAACGGGTCCGTGGCGAGAGCGACGTCCTGGCGTTGCCAGCGCACGAGTGGCGCTTCCACGGCCTGGCGGCGCGCGTCGACGAGTTGCTCCGCCACCACGAGCAGCGCCTCAATGAGATCACCGACATCGCTGCGGCCGGCGCCCAGACCGCCTGGGAGGTGGCACAGCGCCTGTCGTGGTCCCGCCCGTGGGACCGCATCGAGGGCTTCATGCGGCGCATGGCCGTCGCCGAGGTCCACGCCCACCTGCTCCTGCTCGAGCGACGCGGTGTTCTCGCGCGGATCGGTGACCGCCCGGCCCGGTGGTCGCCGCCCACGTGAACCCCACCCGGAAGCGGACGGCCGTCATCTGGCCAGCTGTTCCGCTCCCCGCGACGGTGGACCGTAACCGCCCCCCCGCGCCTGCGATCCGACGGTTACCGTCTCGCACACGTGCGGCGACAGGCCAGGAGGCCCCGTGATCTGCGTCAACTGCGGGTACGACAACCCCCCCGCGACCCACTACTGCGACAACTGCGGCGTGGAGCTCGGGCGGAGCACGACGCCCGACACCCACCCCGACGAGGTCGTGGACGACCCCGGCGCTGCGGGAGGCACGTCGTTCACCCAACGGTCGCAGGCGCCCGAAGGCGGCCCCGAGGAGGACGAGACGGGCAGCTGACGGCACGTGCGGGGTCGTGGCGGCGTGGCAGACTGGCCGTGTTGCGGTCCAGCGGGCCTCGCGACGAGGAGGAACCCGGCACATGGCCGAGTCGCGCTGGGATGAGCTGTACGAACGGTGGCGCGAACGGTACGCCGCCAGCCCGGAACGTGACGGACCGTTCCGGACCATCTCCGGGGTGCCGCTCGACCCCGTCTACGGCCCGCACAACGTCACGCTGGACGCCGACCGCATCGGCTATCCCGGGGGGTACCCCTACACGCGCGGCGTGTACCCCTCGATGTACCGCGGACGCAGGTGGACGATCCGCCAGTTCGCAGGGTTCGCCGACGCCGAGCAGACCAACCGGCGCTACCACGACCTCGTCAACGCCGGCCAGCACGGCCTGTCCGTCGCGTTCGACATGCCCACCCTGATGGGGCTGGACTCCGACGACCCGCGCGCGTTCGGCGAGGTCGGCCACTGCGGCGTCGCGGTCGACTCCGTCCGAGACATGGAGCGCCTGTTCGACGGGCTGCCGCTCGGGGAGCTGACGACCTCCATGACGATCAACGCCTCGGCGGTGACCCTCTTCTGCATGTACGCCGTCGTCGCCGAGCGCCAAGGCTGGACCCTCGATCAGCTGGGCGGGACCCTGCAGACCGACATCCTCAAGGAGTACATCGCCCAGAAGGAGTGGCTGTTCCCGCCGCGACCGCATCTGAAGCTGATCGGTGACCTGATCGAGTTCTGCACCGAACGGGTGCCGCGGTACCACCCGTTGTCGATCTCCGGCTACCACATCCGCGAGGCCGGCTCGACCGCCGCGCAGGAACTCGCGTTCACGCTCGCCGACGGGTTCGCGTACGTCGAACTCGGCCAGCAGCGCGGTCTCGACGTCGACGTGTTCGTCCCGCGCTTCAGCTTCTTCTTCGACGCCCACATCGATTTCTTCGAGGAGATCGCCAAGTTCCGCGCGGCGCGGCGGATCTGGGCCCGTTGGCTGAACGAGCGCTACGGCGCACGTGACGAGCGGGCCATGCTGATGCGGTTCCACACCCAGACGGCCGGTGTGTCGCTCACCGCGCAGCAGCCCGACAACAACGTCACGCGGACCACGATCGAGGCGCTGGCGGCCGTCCTCGGTGGCACCCAGTCGCTGCACACCAACGCGCTCGATGAGGTCCTCGCGCTGCCGTCCGACCACGCCGCCAAGGTCGCGTTGCGCACCCAGCAGATCCTCGCCGAGGAGACCGGCGTGACCAACGTCATCGATCCGCTGGGCGGTTCCTGGTACGTCGAGGCGCTCACCGATGAACTCGAGCGCCGCGCCGAGGACTACCTCCGCCGCATCGAGGAGATGAGCCCGGCCGGGTCGATGATCGAGGGGATCCTGCGCGGCATCGACGACGGCTGGTTCATGTCGGAGATCGCCGACGCCGCCTTCGCCTTCCAGCAGCGGATGGAGAAGGGTGACTTCGTGATGGTCGGCGTCAACGCCTACACCGACCCGACCGACAACGACGAGCTGGACGTCCTGCGGATCTCTCACGAGATCGAACGGGCACAGCGCCAGCGGGTCGCCGACGTGCGGGCGGCCCGCGACGACGGCGACGTCGCAGGCGCGCTCGACCGGCTGCGGGCGGCAGCGCAGAGCGACGACAACCTCGTGCCGGTGATCATGGACGCTGTCCGGGTCGACTGCACGGTGGGGGAGATCTCCGAGGCGCTGCAGGACGTCTGGGGCACCTACACCGAGCCTGCGCGGCTGTAGGCGTGGAGCAGCAAGACGCCGTGCCGATGGAGTGGTGGGAGGAGGATGCCGCCTCCACCCCGGCGGAGATCCGCCGTCGCCACGTCGCCAACAAGGCCAGCTGGGAACGAGCCGCAGCGCACTACACCGACCAGGTCGACGACGACATCGCGTTGCTTCGAAGCGGCGCCAGCACCGTGCATCCCATCGAGCGGGACCTTCTGACCCAACACGCCGGTCCGCTGACCCAGTGGTGCGGACTCGCCGTCCACCTGCAGTGCGCATCTGGGCGCGACACCCTGTCGCTGCTCAACGAGGGCGCCCGCCGGGTCGTCGGCATCGACATCGCCGAGGCGCATGTTCGCAACGCGCGCCGCAAGACCGCCGCGCTCGCCGCCGCCGCGACGTTCCACTGCTGTGACGTGCTCGACGCCCCGCGTGAGCTGGATGGCAACGTGGACCTGGTCTACACCGGACGGGGCGCGATCGGCTGGCTCCACGACCTCGACGGATGGGCGCGCGTGGTGGCCCGGCTGCTGGCACCCGGCGGGTGGCTCAGCCTGTTCGACGACCACCCGGCGAGCCACCTGTTCGACGCCGACGCCGACCACCTGGCCTACAGCGGCGTCGACTACTTCCACGGCTCGTCTGCGGGGTACGGCTTCTCGCAGAGCTTCGTCGACCACCTAGGTATCCCCGCTGACGAGGCACTGCTGACCCACGACCGGCTGTGGACCTTCGCGGACCTGTTCGCGGCCATCACCGACGCGGGGCTGCGCATCGTCCACCTCGGCGAGCACCCCGAGCCGTACTGGGACCCGTTCCCGAACCTGCCGGACCACCTCCAGTGCCGCATCCCGCAGACGTTCTCCATCCTCGCGCGCCAAGGAGACCGACCATGCCGGTCCTGATCACGGCCGCAGAGACCGCCGTCGGGCAGGCGCTGGTGCACCGCATCGCCGCGACCGGCGGGGAGGTGCGTGCGTACTGTGGCCCCGACGCCCCGCTGGCGCTGCTGCGCCAGGCCGGTGCCGTCTGCGCCTCCGGATCCCTGCTCGACGAGGGCCACCTCGAGACCGCCATGGAGCAGGTCCACACCGTGGTCCACTTCGCTGTCCGGCTCGACGTCGACATCCCCGAGCAGCTGTTGGAGGAGACCGCCACGGTGGTCGCTGCGGCGGTCGGGGCCGGCGTCCGACGGCTCATCGCCGTGTCGCTGCCCGGGCCCGACCCCGGAGCGCCGGACCGGGTCCGCACCGTGGCCGGTGAGGCCGAGGCGGTCGTCGAGGCGGTGGACTTCCCGAGCGTCGTCGTGCGGCCGTCGCTGGTCGACACCGAGGAGCTGCGCGCGGCGTTGGCCCGCACACCGCTGGGCCGTTCCACCCTCGACAACGCCGTCGCACCGGTTGCGGTCGAGGACCTGGTGGACGTGCTCGCCTCGCTGGACGAGCGTCGCGACCTGGTCGGCGACCGCCACATCGTCCTGGCCGCCGACGGGCCGGAGGTCGTCCCGCTGGGCGACTACCTGCGTCGGGTCGGCATCACCCCGCTGTCGTTGGCGGCCCGCACGGCGACGCGGCTGCGCTCCGGCGCGAACGAGACGCTCCGGGAGGCGCTCGGCGGGCCGTGGACCTCCACACCTGACGTCAGCGACGCGTGGACGCTCGCCGGCATCACACCGCGCTCCCCGCTGGCGGCCACCTCGCCGCCGCCCTAGTCGCTCTCGCCGAGAGACCTGCGCACGACGTAGTGGTCGTCGAGCTCCACGACCACGTCGAAGCCGGCGTGTTCGTAGAGCACCAGATCGCCCCGGTACAGGCGCTCCGGCGAGTCGTCGGAGCGCGGCGGGTACGCCTCGACGGTGTGGAAGCCCTGACGCTCGAAGGCGTCGACGGCGGCGTCGAGGAGCCGCTGTGCGACGCCCCGGCCGTACCCGTCAGGCGCCACCACGAGGCACGCGACGACCGCCGTTCGTTGGGTGCGCGCGGGCAGCGGCGCCGGGACCTTGAGGTGTGGCAGTTCGACGCGCGACGTGGCATGGCACCACCCGACCGCGCGGTCGCGGTCGAACGCCACCCATCCCCGGACCAGACCGACCTCGGCCAGCTGCTGCATGCGGGCACGGTTGCGGGCGGCGTCGCTCGGATCGAACTCGTCGGCCGGCCCCGGGAAGGTGTCGTAGGCGCAGTAGGAACCCGCCCACGGCTGCCCATCCGGGAACGCGTCGCCGCCGAGGAAGTCCAGCCACGCATCCGTCAGCTCCGGGCTGAGCGGGCGGACCGACACCCGGTCGGCCCCGTCCGCCTCTGGGTGCTGCTCGTCGTCCGAGCGAGCCTCACGGACCAGCAGGACGGTGACGACCGCCAGCAACACGGCGAACGCTCGCGACAGCACCGGCGCCGGGAGC contains:
- a CDS encoding NAD(P)H-binding protein, which translates into the protein MPVLITAAETAVGQALVHRIAATGGEVRAYCGPDAPLALLRQAGAVCASGSLLDEGHLETAMEQVHTVVHFAVRLDVDIPEQLLEETATVVAAAVGAGVRRLIAVSLPGPDPGAPDRVRTVAGEAEAVVEAVDFPSVVVRPSLVDTEELRAALARTPLGRSTLDNAVAPVAVEDLVDVLASLDERRDLVGDRHIVLAADGPEVVPLGDYLRRVGITPLSLAARTATRLRSGANETLREALGGPWTSTPDVSDAWTLAGITPRSPLAATSPPP
- a CDS encoding class I SAM-dependent methyltransferase; translated protein: MEQQDAVPMEWWEEDAASTPAEIRRRHVANKASWERAAAHYTDQVDDDIALLRSGASTVHPIERDLLTQHAGPLTQWCGLAVHLQCASGRDTLSLLNEGARRVVGIDIAEAHVRNARRKTAALAAAATFHCCDVLDAPRELDGNVDLVYTGRGAIGWLHDLDGWARVVARLLAPGGWLSLFDDHPASHLFDADADHLAYSGVDYFHGSSAGYGFSQSFVDHLGIPADEALLTHDRLWTFADLFAAITDAGLRIVHLGEHPEPYWDPFPNLPDHLQCRIPQTFSILARQGDRPCRS
- a CDS encoding GNAT family N-acetyltransferase codes for the protein MSRQTLLAVAGGFGAGFLAGLFGIGGGVLLVPVLVLVLHRPQHVAHATSLVAIVIPAAVGATRFAFDGAVAWLGAATVAVGAVAGVQGGAWLMPRVRERRLRWLFAGLLAVMAVRLLVSGSSEPTGGGAVVHVAWSSLAAHLGLGLVTGAVSALLGIGGGAIIVPALVILFGYGQHLAEGTSLAIILPTAALGALTHARRGYSDWRAGLELGLGGMIGALLGAELALALPAPVLSRAFAVLLAVVTVLLVREARSDDEQHPEADGADRVSVRPLSPELTDAWLDFLGGDAFPDGQPWAGSYCAYDTFPGPADEFDPSDAARNRARMQQLAEVGLVRGWVAFDRDRAVGWCHATSRVELPHLKVPAPLPARTQRTAVVACLVVAPDGYGRGVAQRLLDAAVDAFERQGFHTVEAYPPRSDDSPERLYRGDLVLYEHAGFDVVVELDDHYVVRRSLGESD
- a CDS encoding methylmalonyl-CoA mutase family protein codes for the protein MAESRWDELYERWRERYAASPERDGPFRTISGVPLDPVYGPHNVTLDADRIGYPGGYPYTRGVYPSMYRGRRWTIRQFAGFADAEQTNRRYHDLVNAGQHGLSVAFDMPTLMGLDSDDPRAFGEVGHCGVAVDSVRDMERLFDGLPLGELTTSMTINASAVTLFCMYAVVAERQGWTLDQLGGTLQTDILKEYIAQKEWLFPPRPHLKLIGDLIEFCTERVPRYHPLSISGYHIREAGSTAAQELAFTLADGFAYVELGQQRGLDVDVFVPRFSFFFDAHIDFFEEIAKFRAARRIWARWLNERYGARDERAMLMRFHTQTAGVSLTAQQPDNNVTRTTIEALAAVLGGTQSLHTNALDEVLALPSDHAAKVALRTQQILAEETGVTNVIDPLGGSWYVEALTDELERRAEDYLRRIEEMSPAGSMIEGILRGIDDGWFMSEIADAAFAFQQRMEKGDFVMVGVNAYTDPTDNDELDVLRISHEIERAQRQRVADVRAARDDGDVAGALDRLRAAAQSDDNLVPVIMDAVRVDCTVGEISEALQDVWGTYTEPARL
- a CDS encoding MBL fold metallo-hydrolase, translating into MAATGTVVGAQAASLPLPPVDEVVPGVWVLPVPIPINPLRYVLVHALQVGDSLVLIDAGWDTTEAWDALGAGLAEVGATVADVAGVLVTHLHPDHYGLAGRIRDASGCWVALHPADAALLADRYIHIDDLVEATRDVLVEAGVPADEVGALATASVEVREFVALAEPDILIEDGSRVDLPGWELTAIHTPGHTPGHLCFRENRLHIVFTGDHVLPRITPNVSYHPQSGPDPLGDYLRSLERVRGESDVLALPAHEWRFHGLAARVDELLRHHEQRLNEITDIAAAGAQTAWEVAQRLSWSRPWDRIEGFMRRMAVAEVHAHLLLLERRGVLARIGDRPARWSPPT